Proteins from a single region of Argiope bruennichi chromosome 6, qqArgBrue1.1, whole genome shotgun sequence:
- the LOC129971867 gene encoding uncharacterized protein LOC129971867 codes for MLPKLIFCTLLAAARTVGSDGADYNQQASAVPPKFLDLPSFDTKVAVGQPVTIDHKSFIEHVTPGFGSGRGGSSSQQSTGTRSSTLLNKAIAEQNAVPDPVIQPTSYTSVQATPPNFSNNPVGIFPPNYANSGILPPGLFGTPTDKSFGSTPSVISLNSHIDHTSSGSIFANPNGIPSFNSNKDEILSVGFLNAPFDKINIPVPEIISVSVSSSSDDGSIPSSPVKIPTVNYANAGILSTGQPGESFSKDVNSIPKAMSINSAIGQGAPGSTSIAAAAVLPVKISSSVGPAESSFLSSVGALVEKPIAVPMPDSISLRKIAAVQIEAPPVHQTTEKVFAGSVAGQSTISNPTTMTSQASVDKILSTPSSDLLGHLGNVYNSNPSGILSSGFLGAPIASILGLNGKELSYNGLFSGSNIANNGNLGSALTSTPVVRSKDDTLNKFETVIQHTTPAKAANPPVFNGINNNNLFNGFIGNGIFADPLGFPNSVFGNAYNGINGFGAGNLAGDNIFSKYLWR; via the exons ATGCTGCCAAAG CTCATTTTCTGCACACTGCTGGCTGCTGCTCGAACAGTTGGGTCAGATGGAGCAGACTACAATCAACAAGCCTCCGCTGTCCCACCTAAATTTTTGGATCTGCCTTCTTTTGACACAAAAGTCGCCGTTGGACAACCTGTAACGATTGATCATAAATCTTTTATAGAACATGTAACTCCAGGATTTGGTTCCGGAAGAGGAGGATCTTCTTCTCAACAATCAACCGGAACTCGCTCTAGTACTTTACTTAATAAAGCTATCGCTGAACAAAATGCTGTTCCTGATCCTGTAATACAGCCAACAAGTTATACCAGTGTTCAAGCAACTCCTCCAAATTTTTCGAATAATCCAGTTGGAATTTTTCCTCCCAATTATGCAAACAGTGGAATCCTTCCTCCAGGATTATTTGGTACTCCAACTGATAAATCATTTGGTTCTACTCCTTCtgtaatttctttgaattctCACATTGACCATACGTCTTCTGGAAGTATTTTTGCCAATCCTAATGGAATCCCCTCATTTAACAGTAACAAAGACGAAATTTTGTCTGTCGGATTTCTTAATGCTccatttgacaaaataaatattcctgtGCCGGAGATTATTTCTGTTTCTGTAAGTTCCAGTTCTGATGATGGAAGCATCCCATCCTCTCCTGTAAAAATACCAACTGTCAATTATGCAAATGCTGGAATTCTTTCTACTGGCCAGCCTGGAGAATCTTTTAGTAAAGATGTAAATTCCATTCCTAAAGCAATGTCTATAAATTCTGCCATTGGCCAAGGAGCTCCTGGAAGTACTTCTATTGCTGCAGCTGCTGTTCTTCCAGTAAAAATTTCATCTTCTGTCGGCCCTGCAGAAAGCAGCTTTCTGTCTTCAGTCGGAGCTCTTGTTGAAAAGCCAATTGCAGTGCCTATGCCTGATTCTATCTCTTTAAGAAAGATCGCTGCTGTTCAAATTGAAGCTCCTCCTGTCCATCAAACTACAGAGAAAGTGTTCGCAGGGTCTGTTGCAGGTCAATCAACTATCTCTAACCCAACAACAATGACTTCACAGGCTTCCGTTGATAAAATTCTCTCCACACCTTCTTCAGATCTTCTTGGACATCTCGGTAACGTTTATAACAGCAACCCCAGCGGAATTCTTTCTTCTGGCTTTCTTGGTGCACCAATCGCCTCCATTTTAGGGCTCAATGGAAAAGAGCTTTCATACAACGGATTATTTTCTGGTTCAAATATtgctaataatggaaatttaggAAGTGCACTCACTAGTACTCCTGTCGTTAGAAGCAAAGATGATACACTTAATAAGTTTGAGACTGTCATTCAGCATACAACACCAGCAAAGGCCGCTAACCCACCggtatttaatggaataaataataataatctttttaatggatTCATTGGAAATGGAATTTTTGCTGATCCATTAGGTTTCCCCAATAGTGTATTTGGAAATGCGTACAATGGAATAAACGGTTTTGGAGCTGGAAACTTAGCTGGAGATAACATTTTTTCGAAATACCTTTGGAGAtaa